The sequence below is a genomic window from Microbaculum marinisediminis.
GGACGGTCAGTCCATGTACAGGCCGCCGTTCACGTCGAGGATGCTGCCACACATATAGTTGGATGCCTCGCCGAGCAGGAACACGATCGGCCAGGCGATTTCCTCGGCCGTGGCCATCCGCCCCAGCGGCACCTTGTCGGAGGCGAAGGGCTGGCCGTCGAGAAGCCCGGTGTCGGCGCTGCCCGGCGCGATCGCGTTGACGCGCACGCCGTGGCGCGCGCCCTTGAGCGCCAGCCACTTGGTCACGGCGTGGATGCCGCCCTTGGAGCCGACGTAGTGCGGCCCGGCCTGCAGCCCGCCCATCTTGCCGGACGCCGAGCCAACGAACACGATACGCCCCTGCCCCGCCTCGCACATCCGGCCGAACCAGGCCCGCGCCGTGTTGATGGCGCCGCGCAGGTTGACGTCGATCACGCGGTCGAAGGCGCTGTCCCAGTCGGGCGCTTCCCAATCGTCGAAGGGCAGCACGCCGGCATTGACGACGAGCCCGTCGACGGGGCCGATCTCGGCGGCCAGGCGCTCGACGCCCTGGCGGTCGCAGACGTCGCAGGCATGGAAGCTGACCTGATCGCCATAGGCCTCGAGCCGCGCCATCGCCTCCGGCCGCTCCTCACGGTCGAGCAGGAAGACCCGCGCGCCCATGCCGAGGGCGGCCTGCGCGGTGGCGAAGCCGAAGCCGCCCAGTCCGCCGGTCACGACGATACGCTGCCCCTGCAGCGAGAAGGGGTTGTCTTTCATTGTCTCGACCTTTCGTCAGAGCATGCTGAAACCGCCATTGACGTGGATCGTTTCGCCGGTGACGAAACTCGCCCAGTCGCTGGCCAGGAATGCAATCGCGCGGGCGATGTCCTCGGGCTCGCCGCGGCGCTTCATCGGGGTGGCGTCTTCCATCGCCGTGCCGATCTTCTCCAGAAGCGAGGCGACGAAGCCGGTGTCGACGAGGCCCGGCGAGACGCAGTTCACGCGCACGCGCGGCGCGAGTTCCGCGGCAAGGCTGCGCGAGAAGCTCAGCACGGCGCCCTTGGCGGCGGCGTAGTGGGCATGCTCGCGCGATCCCTTGTGGCCGGCCAGCGAGGCGATGTTGACGATCGCTCCGCCCTCGCCCATGGCATCGCCGAAAGCGCGGCAGGCGCGGAACACGCCGTCGACGTTGACGGCCATCATCGTCGCCCATTCCGCGTCGGTCATCTCGGCCACCATCCGGTCGCGATAGAGCCCGGCGGCCGTCACCAGCACGTCGCAGCGGCCATATCGCTCCATGACCGCGGCCTTGAAGCTGTCGAACGACGTCGTGCTGGTGACGTCGAGCGCGTGGCACAGCACCCGGTCGCCATCCATGGCGGCGGTTGCGCCGGTGATCTTGTCGACGTCCAGGTCGCCGAGCGCCAGGCTGGCACCGAGATCATAAAAGAGCTTCGCCGTCGCGGTCGGAATGCCGCCGGCGGCCCCGGTGATGACGACGATCTTGTTTTCAAAGCTGAACATTCAGCGCCTCGTTGTCTGCTTTTCGAATAGGCGGTTCGGGGGGCCGTCCCGGAAGACGGCCCGTCCCGTCACAACCCCAGGAGCGTTCTGGCCTGCGTGGCCGATGCCGGGCTCGCGCCAAGGCTGGCCAGGATATCGACGGCACGCCTGACCAGCTGCGCATTGCTGTCGGCCAGTTCGCCGCGGGCGATATAGAGATTGTCCTCCAGCCCCACGCGCACATGCCCACCCGCGAGCCAGCTCTGCGCCACCATGGGGAACTGCATGGCACCAATTCCGAAGGCGGACCACTCGACGTCCTGCGGCAAGCGGTCGCGCATCTGCAGGAGCGTCGCCGGGTCGGCCTCCGCACCCCACGGCACGCCCAGGCAGAGCTGGAAAATCGGCCTGGTGTGGAACACGCCCTCGTCCAACAGGCGCCGTGCCAGCCGAATGTGGCCGAGATCGAACACCTCGGCCTCGATGGTGACGCCGGCCTTGGTGATCTCGCTGGCCATCGTCCGCAGGTGGCCGGGCGTGTTGACGAAGACATGCTCGCCGAAGTTCATGCTGCCGACATCCAGGGTGCAGATGTCGGGGCGGATCTTCAGCACATGCTCCATGCGCTTGGCCGTGCCCTCGAGCGTCGTTCCCGGCGCGCCGACCTGCGGACGGGCCTCGTCGGGAACGAAGCGCGCGCCGGCGCCGGTCGTCAGGTTGACGATGACCTCCTGATTGCGCTCACGGATCAGCGCAACCGTCTCCTCGTAGAGATCGAGCCGCATCGAAGGCTGCCCGGTCTCGGGCTCGCGCACATGCAGGTGCACGATCGCCGCGCCGGCCTCGGCCGCCGCGAGCGCCGAGTCCGCGATCTGCGCCGGCGAAACCGGCACGGCCGGGCTCTTGTCGACGGTATCGGCCGAACCGGTGATGGCGCAGGTAATGATCGGGTTCTGTCTCATGACGCCGCTTCTCAGACCGCCGGGCCTTCGGACACGTATTTCGTGACCAGGAACTCTTCCAGGCCTTCGGCCCCGCCCTCGCGGCCGTCGCCGCTCTGCTTGACGCCGCCGAACGGCGTCTCGGCCATCGATGCGATGACGTGGTTGATGGTGACGACGCCGGCCTCGATCTCCTCGGCTGCCTGGCGCGCGGTGTCCATCGCATTGGTGAAGACGTAGGAGGCGAGCCCGACGGGCAGCCGGTTGGCCTCGGCGAGGGCGGCATCCAGGCTGTCGACGGGCATGATCGGCGCCAGCGGTCCGAACGGCTCGTCGTTCATGATCTGGCATTCGGTCGTGACGTCGGCGATCACGGTCGGGGCCCAGAAATTGCCCTGGTTGCCGACCCGGTTGCCACCGGCCGTGATCTTGGCGCCGCGCGCGCGGGCGTCGGCGACCAGTTCCTCCATAACGTCGAGGCGGCGCGGATTGGCGAGCGGCCCCATCTCGGTGCCCTCGACGGCGCCGTCGCCGACCTTCACGCTGTTGGCGATCGTCGTCATCTCCTCGACGAAGGCGTCGTAGACTGGCGCCTCGACCAGGAACCGGGTCGGCGACACGCAGACCTGGCCGGCATTGCGATAGAACTTGCCGGTCGCCGCGACACGGGCCGCCTTGCGCACGTCGGCATCCTTCAACACGATGACGGGGGCGTGACCGCCCAGCTCCAGCGTGCAGCGGATCAGGTTGTCGCTGGCCAGCCGGGCCAGATGTTTGCCGACGGGGATCGAGCCGGTGAAGGAGACCTGCCGGATGACGTCGGACGCGATCAGGTAGGACGAGATCTCGGCGGGAACGCCGAACACCATGTTGACCACACCGGCAGGGATGCCCGCGTCATGGCAGGCGCGCACGATCTCGACGCAGGTGCCCGGCGTTTCCTCGGCGGCCTTGATGATCGACACGCAGCCGGCGGCCAGCGCCGCACCGATCTTGCGGGCGGGCACGATGCCCGGGAAGTTCCAGGGCGACAGGCCGAGCGCGGGGCCGATCGGCTCCTTCAGCACCATCTGGCGATGGGTGGTGTTGCGCGCGGGGATGATGTGACCGTAGGTG
It includes:
- a CDS encoding SDR family NAD(P)-dependent oxidoreductase; amino-acid sequence: MFSFENKIVVITGAAGGIPTATAKLFYDLGASLALGDLDVDKITGATAAMDGDRVLCHALDVTSTTSFDSFKAAVMERYGRCDVLVTAAGLYRDRMVAEMTDAEWATMMAVNVDGVFRACRAFGDAMGEGGAIVNIASLAGHKGSREHAHYAAAKGAVLSFSRSLAAELAPRVRVNCVSPGLVDTGFVASLLEKIGTAMEDATPMKRRGEPEDIARAIAFLASDWASFVTGETIHVNGGFSML
- a CDS encoding 3-keto-5-aminohexanoate cleavage protein yields the protein MRQNPIITCAITGSADTVDKSPAVPVSPAQIADSALAAAEAGAAIVHLHVREPETGQPSMRLDLYEETVALIRERNQEVIVNLTTGAGARFVPDEARPQVGAPGTTLEGTAKRMEHVLKIRPDICTLDVGSMNFGEHVFVNTPGHLRTMASEITKAGVTIEAEVFDLGHIRLARRLLDEGVFHTRPIFQLCLGVPWGAEADPATLLQMRDRLPQDVEWSAFGIGAMQFPMVAQSWLAGGHVRVGLEDNLYIARGELADSNAQLVRRAVDILASLGASPASATQARTLLGL
- a CDS encoding NAD-dependent succinate-semialdehyde dehydrogenase, with protein sequence MYPTLKLYIDGVWRDGSEGASEPVYNPATGEVIATLPHASRADLDDALASSRAAFAKWKKVSAHERSTYLKKVAALLRERSEQISQVLTLEQGKPLPEARVEMVYTADVFEWYAEEARRTYGHIIPARNTTHRQMVLKEPIGPALGLSPWNFPGIVPARKIGAALAAGCVSIIKAAEETPGTCVEIVRACHDAGIPAGVVNMVFGVPAEISSYLIASDVIRQVSFTGSIPVGKHLARLASDNLIRCTLELGGHAPVIVLKDADVRKAARVAATGKFYRNAGQVCVSPTRFLVEAPVYDAFVEEMTTIANSVKVGDGAVEGTEMGPLANPRRLDVMEELVADARARGAKITAGGNRVGNQGNFWAPTVIADVTTECQIMNDEPFGPLAPIMPVDSLDAALAEANRLPVGLASYVFTNAMDTARQAAEEIEAGVVTINHVIASMAETPFGGVKQSGDGREGGAEGLEEFLVTKYVSEGPAV
- a CDS encoding SDR family NAD(P)-dependent oxidoreductase, which encodes MKDNPFSLQGQRIVVTGGLGGFGFATAQAALGMGARVFLLDREERPEAMARLEAYGDQVSFHACDVCDRQGVERLAAEIGPVDGLVVNAGVLPFDDWEAPDWDSAFDRVIDVNLRGAINTARAWFGRMCEAGQGRIVFVGSASGKMGGLQAGPHYVGSKGGIHAVTKWLALKGARHGVRVNAIAPGSADTGLLDGQPFASDKVPLGRMATAEEIAWPIVFLLGEASNYMCGSILDVNGGLYMD